Proteins from one Capricornis sumatraensis isolate serow.1 chromosome 2, serow.2, whole genome shotgun sequence genomic window:
- the ING5 gene encoding inhibitor of growth protein 5: MATAMYLEHYLDSIENLPCELQRNFQLMRELDQRTEDKKAEIDILAAEYISTVKTLSSDQRAEHLQKIQSAYSKCKEYSDDKVQLAMQTYEMVDKHIRRLDADLARFEADLKDKLEGSDFESAGGRGLKKGRGQKEKRGSRGRGRRTSEDDTPKKKKHKGGSEFTDTILSVHPSDVLDMPVDPNEPTYCLCHQVSYGEMIGCDNPDCPIEWFHFACVDLTTKPKGKWFCPRCVQERRKKK, from the exons GTATCGAGAACCTTCCCTGTGAGCTTCAGAGGAACTTCCAGCTGATGCGAGAGCTGGACCAGAGGACAGAAG ataagaaagctgagatTGACATCCTGGCCGCGGAGTACATCTCCACCGTGAAGACGCTTTCCTCGGACCAGCGCGCGGAGCACCTGCAGAAGATCCAGAGCGCCTACAGCAAGTGCAAGGAGTACAGCGACGACAAGGTGCAGCTGGCCATGCAGACCTACGAGATG GTGGACAAGCACATCCGGAGGCTGGACGCAGACCTGGCTCGCTTTGAGGCGGACCTGAAGGACAAGCTGGAGGGCAGCGACTTTGAGAGCGCTGGAGGACGGGGGCTGAAAA AAGGTCGaggtcagaaagaaaagaggggcTCCAGGGGTCGCGGCAGGAGGACCTCAGAAGATGACACACCAAAGAAGAAGAAGCATAAAGGAGG GTCGGAGTTCACCGACACCATCCTGTCTGTGCACCCCTCCGACGTGCTGGACATGCCCGTGGACCCGAACGAGCCCACCTACTGCCTGTGCCACCAGGTGTCCTACGGGGAGATGATCGGCTGCGACAACCCAGAC TGCCCCATCGAGTGGTTTcactttgcctgtgtggatctgACCACGAAGCCCAAAGGAAAATG GTTCTGTCCGCGCTGTGTtcaggagaggaggaagaagaagtaa